The genomic segment TTGCCACAAAGATATATAtctaaaatattatacaaaaactATACAAAAAATCATTGATATATATTGAGGTACGATTGACTCGAAAACAATAactgaattattaataaatatgattatCTTTTCTCAAAACCACTTACAGTAAAGCAGTTTACAGCATTCAAATTAATGTTCAAgggcatgacaaaaaaaaatgaaagaggcCCGAATACCAGTATGCAGTCCTTTTtggttttaaaaactaaaatgattgaTAGGAAAACTTATACcgtccctttttatttttttaaatgcgcCATAGGTTTGTGTCTTTAAAAGTTGCGGTTTGAGGTGCCTGCACTAgacttcaataaaataaatgttccgATGAAGAACGGAGAGGAGAGAAAAAAGACGAACATGATTGATGAAGGCATCGCTCTCAAGCTGAGAGAGGTTCATAGGTGTGGAAGTGAATCCCTTTAGAACAGGTGATCTTCATCACAGCTCCGTTTAGGCTTTCATCCGTTATCATTCGCAGCATTCCTTCTGCAATCAGAGATGGTCTGTAgacataaacacagacacaacacaatcatatttcacattttttgtcACTGTCGCATGTTAAATCAGCAATTTTCAGTAAAGAAtgtcgattatttttttttttcagtaaacaaggcgattcatttttgcattttaaaatcagtcATCTTGCCTCAAAACTTATCTTTTCTATGTTCTTGTTgacatttttttacttaaaattatcTATCCCTCAAGTGTCTACAGAGTGTTTGAGGaagacaaatgttttataaaaaaaaaaaaaaactccaccgTGACCATATGAATAGTGCGAGGCGTGAAAAAAAGTGTCAGTAATACTGTAGATGATTTGTTGGGGTGGAGGAGGTTAATTTGATTCAATTTTAAGTGCACGTCAAAAATCTTAGCAAAGCAAAACGTATGGTTTAATCCACCTTTAATCAATGGGTGGTGCAGAATGAATGTCTAAATCTTCCAGTAAAGGCAAGTTTAAAGGTTTACAAGCAGTTCATCCACTGATTATTTACTTGCAGCTGTAAAAGCCTGGACTGGAAACAGTTTTTTGCCATTTTCTAAAAAACTGTTTTGGTCTCTGCCCAAGCAAAACTGTTTATTCAATGGACTGAATATAACAAACAAAGCTAAACTACTTAGACAGTCTAATACAGAAGAAACTGGTAGTTCAACAGAACTTTGCTTACTTGAGAACGCCATACTTGTCCATCCGTTGCTTGAATTCATCTTTGTACTTGACAAACTTGCCCATTGTTTCCTCATGCTCCACAGTGCGAAGGAGTTGGGTGTCCACGAAGGCTGGGCACAGTGTGTTGATCCTCACTCCATAATTGCCCTGTTCAGATGCGTCCTGCCGACAACAAAACGTGTCCAAACACGGTCAGCCTAAATTACACACACAGCGCAAAGAATGCGTCAACACACAGGGGTGAGAGATCCTATCAGTGAGCAAACATAACTACTCTCTCTGAGGGAAAAAGCTGGGATGTGCTGGAATGTACCATGTTTCAGCGAACAGATTTACATATGGTTCCGGTAAACTTTGCCTATGGTAAACTGGTGAGACAGGATTGATGTACTCACTGCAATGGCTCTTGAAAATCCAATCACCCCATGCTTTGTTGCTGTGTATACTGGCTGGTGAGGAGAATGCAGAAATGCTAGGAGGAaacaaaatgaatactaattccAAAAAGAATATGTCATATGTACATTCGTATACCTAGTTTTTTTCACTATAatgtaaaatgcacatttttaaaattaactttaaagTATGACTTTTAAGCTCCGAAAATGCACCATAAATGTAGCATTCTCAAACCATGTGGTAGATTTGAGTGAGAAGCAGGCCAAATTTAAGAAATAGTGATTTCAGAAGAAATCTTCTGCTCCAGTGAGCTGTCAACTACAACCAAATCATCAGCCAGTGAACTGAACTCGAGAAGCAGATcagtaatttaattgaattaattgtaacttttttttcagtCCACAAATCTATTCTTCTCCTTGGCCTAACAGTTCTCAAATTACAGCTCATTGAAGGAGAGGATTATTAGGCAATAACTACTAAAATTTCAATGTGTTCCTTGTATTAATCATTTTTTAATGGAAAGAGCTGCATGAAGATTCTGCAGAATATCTCATTTTTTGTTCCACAAATGAAAAAAGTCAGACATATTTGGAACATTTTGGAACAATATTAGTTTATGAGATTATTATTCCAGTTGACTGAATGAAGGGTTTGTAACCAGGGCTGCAATACTAGAGTCTGTTATTTGAAAGAGCAAGGTTTTCATCTTATTGAGGCTGTAGCAAAACAAAGCCTGTGAATGATTTCCAATACCTTCGTCATGGAAAAATCTCTGGATCTTCCAAGGCTGaggatttcttttttaattcacgCATGAAAATCCTAATGGCTCTTGAGTCTGTTTAAAGTGAAACAGCTCTTTGGAAACATAAATAGCTGAGAACAATTTCCTAAActaatgttttaaactttataGGGCAGTTTggttcttttttgacctatataaaaataaaacttttatgtgGAAAAGTCATCTGCATTTTCCCCCATTGTCTtgttatacacacatatatatatatgtgtggttgtgtgtgtgtgtatatatatatgtgtatatatatgtgtatatatatgtgtgtgtatatatatatatatatatatatatatatatatatatatatatatatatatatatatatatatatatatatacgtgtgtgtgtctaTACAGTGTTGAACTTATAATTTATCTTATGTTGAAGGTTATTGAAAAGTCAGATGGAACAATGTTTCCTTTAGCATTCAGGCTTTGTTAtaataaacaacatttacaagCTGCACCAAACCTAGGCAGCCAAGGACGGCAGGGGCAAATAACTGAGACAGTATTTACAATTAAACAGTTCTTGTGTGTTCTGGATGAACAAATCTAAGCATAAAATTAATGCACATGCAGTGAATAACccaattttgcacaaaaaaaggCTCTGTTTCCCATTCTGGCTGTATTAACATCTTGAAGAGAGTCATCAAGCTTTCTTGactgtaaacattttaattaagggGTAAGATCATCATAATAACTAAACCAAACATTGAGGTCATCCTAAAAAGATGTTCCCATTTAGCATGGTTAGGTATTTCTGCATAAATCCACCAACTTTCTCCCATTATGCTCAAAAACTAGGTCCTAGACATAAAATTACTTTTGTAGACTGCTTTGTGTTTCTGTTCTATGTAATAGTTTATAGACAAAttataatgatataatttagattatatttataatgttctaTTTTTAGCTACATGAGGTCTGTTTAATTTATAACACCTGACTCAGGTCAGCCTGGTTCATTCTTCCACAGTTTGTGATAGTTGCTCACggcaataatgaaaaaaagtacAGATACAATAAATAGTTATTTTCATTAAGAAATTAGTTATTCGATTATTTTAAAGTTTCTGCTAAATATTTGTATGTGTTTATCATTAATACTGATTCAGTGCTGTCAGAGGTAAAGGAGACTGAATCAGGTCCATATTTTAACTtagtcttaaaggaacagttcactcaaaaaccaAAAAGTACTCACCTTCAGGTCATCCGAAATGTAGATGAATTTGCTCATCAGAACCGATTTGGAgtaattcagcattacatcacttgctcactaatgaatCTGAACAGCTGGTAAAAACATAATAGTCATCCAGTAATCCATattactccagtccatcaattaatatattgtgaagtgaaaagcaaaaccaaaaaaaaaataaaaattgatagAGACATTTAACTTTAAACCGGTGCTTCTGACCAAAATATCACTCCAAAaatcataataatgcttcctccagtggcAAAGTACATCCTTAtctatatttctctcctgatttagatAAGACAAAGTTATTactggaaaaagcaatattatggatagaggatgcatattttagtcagaagcatcagtttgaagtaaaaaaaaaaatggatttgcttattataaacaaacaactttttgcttcacaagatattaactgatggactggaggggtgtggattacttgtggattattagaTGTTTAAACTATTAAACTCTATTAaatgttctgacggcacccattgactgcagaggatcgactggtaagcaagtgatgtattgCTAATATTTCCAaaactgttctgatgaagaaacaaactcatttagatattggatggcctgagggcgtGTACAAGCCCATTTTCATATTAGGTGAATCATtgctttaatgtttttctttaattaatgCAGTGTACTGTGTGGTTAAACAAACACAATATCAAACTTCCAGCTTAGAGGAGATGGCAATGCAAGAAAAAGAATGTTTCCTCAACAAAATTCCAagcaaatcaatctccagatacAGTAAAAGAAATTAAGCTCCATTAATGTAGTCAACAATGTGAGAGTTGTTCCAATCACAAAGAGGGATAATCACCTGTGTTACATTACAGAAACCTGAGAGGCAGTGAGGGAAAGAAACCATCCTTAATCCCATCTCTTAGTtggtaaagaaaaaaacaagtctAGAAACCTGTCTGGAGTGTGTTGGGGGTTATAACAAGTTCACTGTCAACCAGGCACAATTCATTATCCAGTACACACAAACTGTATATATACTAAATAATATTCATATCTTCAAAACAGTGGCCAGAATCAGGTTTACCTATGTCCCAACTGCTAAGTGGCACCAAAACACAGGCATTTGATGGCAGATGGATAATAGTTTTGCTGCTGATATATGATTCCATTGATTTTTTTTGGCATCTTTTGGGGTGCTTAAGTATAAAGCTGGTGATATTATTCAGTGGGAACTTGGCTTTGCTGGGCTATTGTTGGAATAGTCACTGAGGAAAATAAAGATATGGTTTTAAAATATGAAAGTATGGTATAGGGTCAACAAACCTCATCTTTCTTGTCATAGCTTTCTAAATTGCCACAAATATCTGGGATTTGGCTTTGCTTTCCTGTTGTCTTCTTGACTTGACTTTTTCAAGGTATTGACTTAAAAGTTTGACCAATAGCATGCAGGCATGCTACAACAGAAATGCTTAACATTTCTATATTGTGCAAGCTGTTGTGAGACTGCTATTGTCATTTGCATTATGGTCTTTGTATTCATTTAAAACTGAATTCTTATAGAAGaaaaaggtgtgtccaaatgaCCTGTCTTGCAATATGTTCTAATTCTTTTGCATCTTAATTATCAAGCAAGTGAATCATCAAGTAAAGGCACAGTATTTATCatgcaatttattacattttgtcataataacagtGCATGTGTCATTTTTCAACAGTAGGTACAGATCCTTGGCAACAGAGACAACAGCAGCCCTTTTAACCGGGTCAGATATGTTTGCTTTAGTGTGAGCAAATATTTGACTGACTCTATAGTTTGCTATTAACCAAAAAATACTGTTATGTAATCTTCTTAAGAACAATACTCTCTACAGGCTACAAAACATTTAGggtggaaatttttcaaaacatgcacatatgTAAGACGCATGAAAAAGTGATCAGTATCTTACCTGCCATAGATGAAATGTTGATGATAACCCCTCCATCTTTTCCGTACTCTTTACTCATGTGTTCTAGTGCTAAATATGTCCCCTGTATGACAGATGTCTGAGGAAGACAACAGTTGAGTGAAACTGCTAGCACATAGTGAACAGATGTTTTCTATGAGAGAGAGATTATGTTGACATGGATCGGCTATTATGAACAAACACATTATTATACTGCATCATGTCCATTTTGAGATCACTCTGCAAAGCATAATTGATTTAAAAGATTTGTAGATTATTTCATACAGTGCACATGTAAGCCTACAAGTGCCATATAATGGTGTTCCTTCAACTTTATGTACTATTGTGAAATCTTTTGGACTGGATGCAGGgggtggagtttttttttttttttaatttgtaactcCTATCCTGAAGTGTAGTTGAATGTTGTGCCCTAAATCACCAAACTTCGTCCACTCTTTGCATGTGTCCAGTGATATGAGGTTAAGTTGAAATGCAAGAGTTTGGCATGACCTATCCATTTTTTTCCCTGTCTCTTACAGGTTGGATTTCAAGCATAATGATTTTTAACTCACCAAATTTACTTCAATGGTCTTTTCCCAGTTCTTCTCATTGTTGATTCCAGCATTATTGATGACAATATCCAACCGACCAAACTTCTCTACTGTGTTTTGAAAGGCATCTAATGAAAGAAATAACagattttcatttatattcataATTAGCAATGTTTTAAAAGTGGCACTTTTGACGCTGTGTATTCAATCCAAATGAGCAGTCCTGCTAGTCAGTTCACCTAGGTTTAGAAACACAGCCAGTGTCAGTCTGCATGTGCCCTCACCTGACTTGCAGCTGCAGCATTCCACaaagaaacatttaattaaactcttGGGTAAGTGTGTCTTTAGAAACAAGTTTAACAGGAATGAACATTCACCCTTCCCTTCACAACTGACCCATAAACTCCTGTCTTGGAGAAATAAAGCAACCTAACAAAAGGCTACACCTTTAGTGTTAAAACTTCAAAAAACCCAGTAACATTCCTCAGTGATGACCTGAGGGCCTATGAATGTCTAGTATGACCTAATTAACTTCCCAAACAATGAGACACTGTTTAGGAATAAGATGCGCTGCACAGGTGCGCAGTATAAAGTGGATAATTGTTTCGTTCTATTAGAAATCTGTTTCAAACTGTGCAAGACTATAGACGATATTATATATGTCCTAACTAAAaggataagtaaaaaaaaaaaattacctctaAGTTTCCCCGAGTCAGTCACGTCACATtggataaaaatacaattatcctCTCCAAACTGGCCATCTAGATCGCTTTTACATTCCTCTCCCACAGATTGGTTCAGGTCTACCAGTGCAACctgaatttttaaaaagtaaattaataacgTAATGCTAAAACAATTTATTAAACGAAGACGCTACGATGcatgatgaaataaaaaatattcgcCCCGAGCAGGCAACTGAACTAGTCATAAAGACGTTTTGCACAAGTTTTCCCAACAGTTAATTGGATTAATCCGCGAAGTCCATTTTAAAAAGAATTTTAACAAAGCGAAACCTTCGCCCCGTTCTCCAGGAGATGTTCCACCCCGGCTCTTCCGATGCCTTGCGCGCCGCCGGTGACCAGAGCCACTTTCCCGTGGAGACTCATGCTGCTCAGCGCCGAGCGCGCCGTGCAATGCTTTATGTAGGCGTACAGTCAGAAGGAGGCGTGTAGATAAGTATTACTACAGTAAACACAGACGGCCTAGTGTCGTTTTACAAACTGACATTTATACCAAAGAGATGATTACTAACAATTTTGTGAGCGCTCCGTGCGTTCAGTGCCCTCGGCGACACTCGAACATACAAGTACACACATGTGGAGTGGGTAAAATGAACGCACCTAAATGAGCAAGAGACAACGGATGCTTttataaacatctttattttttccGTCTTTCTCAGAGGGCTCTCCAGTAAACATTTGAAAAGAACTTTACACTTTACATTATGTTAACGCAGCCTATAGCCTACTGaccaatttaaaataaacacaaacgtATTTTGTGTTgcaaaactgtaatacatttcGTTAGTATTATAACGGTTCCGTTATCTATATATACTTGTGTAACACGGACACtataaagtgtggccagaagtaTTTACAGACACAGAAGAACATAGGCGCCTCACCTCTTACAATTGCAGCGAGAACATTGACTGCCGGTCCAGTTCACACTGAAAATGAAGTACAACAGACTTGAGTTCATGCataacatttaataatgtttgtacaaaataaattacaaatgctcttgcattatactgtaaatttcCATGAACTTCTTGTGTCCTTTCCatgatgcatgtatgtatgtgccAAATGCTGATGTCAGATAGCgttcaaaacacagcagcactgctCTATTTACTCTTAGGAATGTGTGAGACTAGATATGCTTTGATCATTTGTATGGCACAGGTTTTCAGCAGATACTTCTGAAAAgaacagacattaaaaaaaaaaaaaaaaaacacggtctGAGAAAGTGGTCTTGAACAGTGTTTATAAGTAAACAGCTTATTCTGAATTTCgacaaaataaatattgataaCATTGTTAAATACCTGTTCCAAGTACACATTTTCccatgacatgtttttaaatatatttgcaatgcCTTAGGGATATCTTCAGAGGCAGAATTAGATATTGTTCTcttgtaatataatttaataacgtCTATTCAGAATTCATAGTTATACAATCACCATACATGCAATTAGATTAGTTTAAAACCACTCAAATTATGTTCATAATTATGAATCTAATTTACAGTTGttgcatatttataaataaataaatatatatatatatatatatatatatgcaaacatttttaattagattCATAATTATGAACATAATTTGAGTGGTTTTAAACTAATCTaattatatctaatatatatatatatatatatatatatatatatatatatatatatatatatatatatatatatatatatatatatatttatatatatatatatatttatatatatatataattttctatttatttttttgtctgaggACTTGTCTCAGAAAACACATTGACTGCAACATTGTCCCAACAAGCCCTCTTTGAATTAATTTCTTCATTCATGAATTTGCAACACATGTGTGACATTATTCACTCCCAGCCGCATTATATTGTAGTGGCATCATTAGTTTGAAGTGACTGGCAATGGTTTTCGAACAATAATGCTTTTGTTTGAGAAAAACTTGACGAATGGTTTCAATTTCTTTATGTTTACTGGCAGTACGCTAcccattaaagtttttaaaaatgtgtttccttGAAGCAGTTAATGTTAAGGTTTTCATATAGGCTAGCTGTAAACACaattgccttctttgctggttCAGGGTCATTCTTGAGATTTAACTCAGAATGTTTTTGGCCTGGATGCTGGTTTCTACTAGAGCTGGTCAACAATCAGGTTGAGACAAAATGTTCGGGGACACATTATGCTGACCAAATGCTAATAAAAACTAGGTAACTCTTCCTTATAAAATAATCAACATTAGTAGTTTGTGTTTGGATATTTGTATAACATTTCTGCTCTTGCACTCTTGCCATTTTTCAATAGCTGTATATCAAAAATACAACACAGAACATTGGCAGTAAAGCTGTAAGACAACAGAGTCAACAAAACCAGTGCAAGACACACACATCTGTCACTACTAGGGGCTGTAGTCAGTATCGGACTGTGCTTCTGTGTTAAACAGGTGTGTACAAAGTGCTGACCACTTTTGTTTTGCGGGACAGGTGTGTCAGAGGCCCTACGGATACCTATCCATTGCATAGTGAGTGCAGTGTCTTCGTATGGGTGTATAACATAAACAATTTATTGAAATTAACCACCGGTCCTAGATATCACAGTTTTTCATAGTCATTTTAGCATAGACCCTGGCAAGAAACATCAGCATTCATTGATGCAGCTTTGCTGTGTTACTAGTGTACCTCCCAAGGTGCAACATGCCATGCTCCATCTATGGCTTGTGCACGTCCTCGTGACGTAGGATTTTGTAAAGAACCCAAtagaaaatattgaaaaaaagaaaggcCAGTGGGAATCCGGCACGGGACACAGTGTCGATCTTCTTGGCTCGGTCGATGAAGAGTTTTCTCATCTCCTCATGACTCTTGCCGGCAGTATGGGCTGGGTCAGAGGGTGTTGTGGCCGCATTATTAGCAGCTTTGGGCACGGCTCCGTCTTTCCCTGCATTGGGCGTGAAGCTCAACCGGCTCTCCCGCACTTCCTCCTCCTTAGAAAAAGGAAAGGATACAGAAAGAGAAGCAATCAAGACTCTACCACTCCTACATTCACAGAACCTGTTGCTTCCCTTTTAGGAAATTCTGTGATATAAGATAATAACGTGAAcaataaaatacagtataagCACTTAGTTTTTATGTTGTCCCTaacatttgaaattatttatgGTGAGTTTCAGCTTTTCTATTGCCTTGTTAGCCAGAAAATGTTAAACCTCAGTCAgagagctgaaataaaaataaaaaaaggcttgCTTTGCAAAGATAATTCACATTCTCTTCTGTTGTCCACGTgatttcagacaaaaaaaatgttttggtataACTTGAAATCAAACCCATAAAACAAGCTTTATCACACAaggctcttatgctcaccaagtatgCATCTGatcaacaaaacaataatatatattactatttgaatatattgtaaaatgtaatgtattcctgtgctAGCAATGCTAATTTTTTTTGTAGCCATCATTCCAGTCTTCGGTGTTATATAATCTTTCAGAAATATTtctcatactttattttaatggccaattctcattattaacaaaCCAATAACTACAacctttgcctcaataaactcaaaatgtgctgcttattaatagttagtaagttagTAAGTATTTAGAAGTTCTAAAAATATAAGcattgggtaggattaaggatgTAGATTATTGTCatacagaatatgtgctttataaatactaataaagagCCAATATGTTAATTATAAGTATGc from the Carassius carassius chromosome 7, fCarCar2.1, whole genome shotgun sequence genome contains:
- the hpgd gene encoding 15-hydroxyprostaglandin dehydrogenase [NAD(+)] isoform X1; protein product: MSLHGKVALVTGGAQGIGRAGVEHLLENGAKVALVDLNQSVGEECKSDLDGQFGEDNCIFIQCDVTDSGKLRDAFQNTVEKFGRLDIVINNAGINNEKNWEKTIEVNLTSVIQGTYLALEHMSKEYGKDGGVIINISSMAAFLHSPHQPVYTATKHGVIGFSRAIADASEQGNYGVRINTLCPAFVDTQLLRTVEHEETMGKFVKYKDEFKQRMDKYGVLKPSLIAEGMLRMITDESLNGAVMKITCSKGIHFHTYEPLSA
- the hpgd gene encoding 15-hydroxyprostaglandin dehydrogenase [NAD(+)] isoform X2 is translated as MSLHGKVALVTGGAQGIGRAGVEHLLENGAKVALVDLNQSVGEECKSDLDGQFGEDNCIFIQCDVTDSGKLRDAFQNTVEKFGRLDIVINNAGINNEKNWEKTIEVNLTSVIQGTYLALEHMSKEYGKDGGVIINISSMAAFLHSPHQPVYTATKHGVIGFSRAIAADRVWTRFVVGRTHLNRAIME